From Medicago truncatula cultivar Jemalong A17 chromosome 7, MtrunA17r5.0-ANR, whole genome shotgun sequence, a single genomic window includes:
- the LOC11411504 gene encoding uncharacterized protein: MGQSLKKLTPGTDEKKAKELGPIIDKFYEKDIKNASRDFPEFYRGVCEIVEELNKKFGYTQFKLPGTKELEKAYNEHHKGKNKELTKAEFQEIMKEMIKESGFTGVGAKEALLYIFGVPVTALFVKQRVGPQAIPNEFFIPGITSVTVLILAALNKI; the protein is encoded by the exons GAACTGATGAAAAGAAGGCCAAGGAACTTGGACCAATTATAGATAAATTCtatgaaaaagatataaaaaatgcTTCAAGGGACTTCCCAGAATTCTACCGAGGAGTATGCGAGATAGTCGA GGAACTAAATAAAAAGTTTGGATACACTCAGTTCAAACTCCCCGGAACGAAGGAACTTGAGAAGGCATACAAT GAACACcataaaggaaaaaacaaggAATTGACAAAAGCAGAATTCCAGGAGATTATGAAAGAGATGATAAAGGAATCAGGATTCACTGGCGTGGGAGCAAAGGAAGCACTCTTGTACATCTTTGGTGTTCCTGTGACTGCTCTGTTTGTTAAGCAAAGAGTGGGGCCTCAAGCAATTCCAAATGAATTTTTCATTCCAGGAATCACTTCAGTCACTGTTTTAATTCTTGCTGCTCTTAATAAGATATGA